A genomic window from Streptomyces sp. WMMC940 includes:
- a CDS encoding phosphoribosyltransferase, producing the protein MSGVRENLTYEKFGVAVRELAQTIADDGFEPDLVLSIARGGVFVAGGLAYALDCKNIHLVNVEFYTGVGTTLEMPVMLAPVPNAIDFSDKKVLIADDVADTGKTLKLVHDFCVDHVAEVRSAVIYEKPQSLVKCEYVWKRTDDWINFPWSVERPLVRRGGQVLDA; encoded by the coding sequence ATGAGTGGGGTACGCGAGAACCTGACGTACGAGAAGTTCGGTGTCGCGGTCCGTGAGCTCGCGCAGACGATCGCGGACGACGGCTTCGAGCCGGACCTGGTCCTGTCGATCGCGCGCGGCGGTGTCTTCGTCGCCGGCGGGCTGGCGTACGCATTGGACTGCAAGAACATCCACCTGGTCAACGTGGAGTTCTACACCGGCGTCGGCACGACGCTGGAGATGCCGGTCATGCTCGCGCCCGTCCCGAACGCGATCGACTTCTCCGACAAGAAGGTCCTGATCGCCGACGACGTCGCGGACACCGGCAAGACGCTGAAGCTCGTCCACGACTTCTGCGTCGACCATGTGGCCGAGGTGCGGTCGGCGGTCATCTACGAGAAGCCGCAGTCGCTGGTGAAGTGCGAGTACGTCTGGAAGCGCACGGACGACTGGATCAACTTCCCGTGGAGTGTCGAGAGGCCCCTCGTGCGGCGTGGCGGCCAGGTCCTGGACGCCTGA
- a CDS encoding Yip1 family protein has protein sequence MAGFRIGRGRDNNRTPQQQPQQAPPSPYGQQYGPGGGQAAPSYPPQQQWPRRGGGHGGQGYAHGHGNGNGQPYGEPEYFGDPYQQHRQQGGHQGGGHGADPYADNPGHTRAFSVGEDPYGDGSTYHAGAAPVPSGPRLHWKELLSGIVLRPGPTFLQMRDYPVWGPALSVTFLYGLLAIFGFDQTRDEAINAPFASALTSVIITGVGFVLGGLILGAVTHTLARQLGGDGAWQPTVGLSMLIMSLTDAPRLLVALFLGGENSLVQVVGWATWLAAAALFTSMVSKSHDLPWPKALGASALQLIALLAIIKLGTI, from the coding sequence GTGGCTGGATTCAGGATCGGACGCGGCCGGGACAACAACCGCACCCCGCAACAACAACCGCAGCAGGCGCCCCCGTCGCCGTACGGACAGCAGTACGGCCCCGGAGGAGGCCAGGCGGCGCCCTCGTACCCCCCGCAGCAGCAGTGGCCCCGCAGAGGCGGCGGACACGGCGGACAGGGCTACGCACACGGGCACGGGAACGGGAACGGGCAGCCGTACGGCGAGCCCGAGTACTTCGGCGACCCCTACCAGCAGCACCGGCAGCAGGGCGGTCACCAGGGCGGCGGCCACGGCGCCGACCCGTACGCCGACAACCCCGGCCACACCCGGGCCTTCAGCGTCGGCGAGGACCCGTACGGCGACGGCTCGACGTACCACGCCGGCGCCGCACCCGTCCCGTCCGGCCCGCGCCTGCACTGGAAGGAACTGCTGAGCGGGATCGTGCTGCGCCCCGGCCCGACCTTCCTGCAGATGCGGGACTACCCGGTCTGGGGCCCGGCGCTGAGCGTCACGTTCCTCTACGGCCTGCTCGCGATCTTCGGATTCGACCAGACGCGCGACGAGGCGATCAACGCACCGTTCGCGAGTGCGCTGACCTCCGTGATCATCACGGGTGTGGGCTTCGTGCTCGGCGGTCTGATCCTCGGCGCGGTCACCCACACCCTGGCCCGCCAGCTCGGCGGCGACGGGGCATGGCAGCCGACGGTCGGCCTCTCGATGCTGATCATGTCCCTCACGGACGCCCCGAGGCTTCTCGTCGCCCTCTTCCTCGGCGGTGAGAACTCGCTGGTGCAGGTGGTGGGCTGGGCGACCTGGCTGGCGGCGGCCGCGCTGTTCACCTCCATGGTCAGCAAGTCGCACGACCTGCCGTGGCCGAAGGCGCTCGGCGCCTCGGCACTCCAGCTGATCGCGCTGCTCGCGATCATCAAGCTCGGCACGATCTGA
- a CDS encoding DUF5959 family protein: protein MKEPERFALLRITGKYGGSVVVELNDSYAPGIPDVKGQLLVHNEFVAGVLDTYVDPRDLAGWAHVLDEVAAGHDAVWREASRVAEIGIRLNWREDDHDGITVTIADQQTTRLALSLEVDRGWIDEQRALLKRLGTVWAHLIPTD, encoded by the coding sequence ATGAAGGAGCCTGAGCGGTTCGCACTGCTGCGGATCACCGGGAAGTACGGCGGCAGTGTTGTGGTCGAGTTGAACGACTCCTATGCCCCGGGCATCCCGGACGTGAAGGGGCAACTCCTGGTCCACAACGAGTTCGTGGCCGGTGTCCTCGACACCTATGTGGATCCAAGAGACCTGGCCGGCTGGGCACACGTATTGGACGAGGTCGCCGCGGGGCACGACGCCGTCTGGCGTGAGGCTTCGCGAGTCGCCGAGATCGGCATCCGCCTGAATTGGCGGGAGGACGACCACGATGGGATCACGGTCACCATCGCAGACCAACAGACCACCAGGCTGGCCCTCTCCCTCGAAGTGGACCGCGGCTGGATCGACGAGCAGCGTGCCCTGCTCAAGAGGCTCGGCACCGTCTGGGCGCACCTGATCCCGACGGACTGA
- a CDS encoding (Fe-S)-binding protein yields the protein MQLAAIIVSLVLTVVGVALIARAVAQIYRFVRLGQPVPAGSRTDDPKARTVTLVKEFLGHTRMNRWGIVGFAHWFVAIGFLTLPPTLAQAYGQLFEADWTLPVLGGFLPFEMYIEFIGLMTVVGILVLIVIRLLNLPSRAGRKSRFAGSKAWQAYFVEYVILTIGLAILALRGLEGAIHHVDHYEAAYFVSYPLVLAFDGLSVPTLQALIYFTAMIKIGTSLIWMITVSLNTNMGVAWHRFLGFPNIWFKRNATGESALGALQPMASGGKPIDFEDPGEDDVFGVSQVEQFSWKGILDFSTCTECGRCQSQCPAWNTGKPLSPKLLIMSLRDHAHAKAPYLLAGGGKTMEGEEKASEEQLKDVPAAALAEAERPLVGTLEDNGVIDPDVLWSCTTCGACVEQCPVDIEHIDHIVDMRRYQVMIESSFPSEAGTMLKNLEKKGNPWGLAKKQRVEWTKEVDFEIPIVGKDIEDLTEVDYLYWVGCAGALEDRAKKTTKAFAELLHIAGVKFAIMGGDEKCTGDSARRLGNEPLFQQLGQENVAMLNMAFGESLDDDGEVDESTKKPKAAKKIVATCPHCFNTIANEYPQLGGEFEVIHHTQLLQHLVDEGKLIPVTPVEGLITYHDPCYLGRHNKVYTPPREIMDKVPGLRQQEMHRHKERGFCCGAGGARMWMEERIGKRINTERVDEALSLNPDIVSTACPFCLVMLSDSVNGKKGEGKAKESLQVVDVAQLLLDSVKTPADPGDDGDGDADDTAPADSPDPEPEPVK from the coding sequence ATGCAACTCGCCGCGATCATCGTGTCGCTGGTCCTGACCGTGGTCGGCGTTGCGCTCATCGCCCGAGCCGTCGCGCAGATCTACCGGTTCGTGAGACTCGGTCAGCCCGTGCCTGCGGGCAGCCGCACCGACGATCCCAAGGCCCGCACGGTCACCCTGGTCAAGGAGTTCCTCGGCCATACCCGGATGAACCGCTGGGGGATCGTGGGCTTCGCCCACTGGTTCGTCGCGATCGGCTTCCTGACGCTGCCGCCGACGCTCGCACAGGCGTACGGCCAGCTGTTCGAGGCCGACTGGACCCTGCCGGTCCTGGGCGGATTCCTGCCCTTCGAGATGTACATCGAGTTCATCGGCCTGATGACCGTCGTCGGCATCCTCGTGCTCATCGTGATCCGGCTGCTGAACCTGCCGTCCCGCGCGGGCCGCAAGTCGCGCTTCGCCGGTTCCAAGGCCTGGCAGGCGTACTTCGTCGAGTACGTCATCCTGACCATCGGCCTCGCGATCCTCGCCCTCCGCGGACTGGAGGGCGCGATCCACCACGTGGACCACTACGAGGCCGCGTACTTCGTCTCGTACCCGCTGGTCCTGGCCTTCGACGGGCTGAGCGTCCCCACCCTGCAGGCGCTGATCTACTTCACCGCCATGATCAAGATCGGCACGTCGCTGATCTGGATGATCACGGTGTCGCTGAACACCAACATGGGTGTGGCCTGGCACCGCTTCCTGGGCTTCCCGAACATCTGGTTCAAGCGCAACGCCACCGGCGAGAGCGCGCTGGGCGCCCTGCAGCCGATGGCCTCGGGCGGCAAGCCGATCGACTTCGAGGACCCGGGCGAGGACGACGTCTTCGGCGTCTCCCAGGTCGAGCAGTTCTCCTGGAAGGGCATCCTCGACTTCTCCACCTGCACCGAGTGCGGCCGCTGCCAGTCGCAGTGCCCCGCCTGGAACACGGGCAAGCCGCTCTCCCCGAAGCTGCTGATCATGTCGCTGCGCGACCACGCGCACGCCAAGGCCCCGTACCTGCTGGCCGGCGGCGGCAAGACCATGGAGGGCGAGGAGAAGGCCTCCGAGGAGCAGCTGAAGGACGTCCCGGCCGCCGCGCTGGCCGAGGCCGAGCGTCCCCTGGTCGGCACGCTGGAGGACAACGGCGTCATCGACCCGGACGTGCTGTGGTCCTGCACCACCTGCGGCGCCTGCGTCGAGCAGTGCCCGGTCGACATCGAGCACATCGACCACATCGTCGACATGCGCCGCTACCAGGTGATGATCGAGTCCTCGTTCCCGTCCGAGGCGGGCACGATGCTCAAGAACCTGGAGAAGAAGGGCAACCCCTGGGGCCTGGCCAAGAAGCAGCGCGTCGAGTGGACCAAGGAGGTCGACTTCGAGATCCCGATCGTCGGCAAGGACATCGAGGACCTCACCGAGGTCGACTACCTGTACTGGGTCGGCTGCGCCGGCGCCCTGGAGGACCGCGCCAAGAAGACCACCAAGGCCTTCGCCGAGCTGCTCCACATCGCGGGCGTCAAGTTCGCGATCATGGGCGGGGACGAGAAGTGCACCGGTGACTCCGCCCGGCGCCTGGGCAACGAGCCCCTGTTCCAGCAGCTCGGCCAGGAGAACGTGGCCATGCTGAACATGGCCTTCGGGGAGTCCCTCGACGACGACGGGGAGGTGGACGAGTCCACCAAGAAGCCGAAGGCCGCCAAGAAGATCGTCGCCACCTGCCCGCACTGCTTCAACACCATCGCGAACGAGTACCCGCAGCTCGGCGGCGAGTTCGAGGTCATCCACCACACCCAGCTGCTCCAGCACCTGGTGGACGAGGGCAAGCTGATCCCGGTGACCCCGGTCGAGGGCCTGATCACGTACCACGACCCCTGCTACCTGGGCCGCCACAACAAGGTCTACACGCCCCCGCGCGAGATCATGGACAAGGTGCCCGGCCTGCGCCAGCAGGAGATGCACCGCCACAAGGAGCGCGGCTTCTGCTGCGGCGCCGGCGGCGCCCGCATGTGGATGGAGGAGCGGATCGGCAAGCGCATCAACACCGAGCGCGTCGACGAGGCCCTGTCCCTCAACCCGGACATCGTCTCCACCGCCTGCCCGTTCTGCCTGGTCATGCTCTCCGACTCGGTCAACGGCAAGAAGGGCGAGGGCAAGGCCAAGGAGTCCCTCCAGGTCGTCGACGTGGCCCAGCTGCTGCTCGACTCGGTGAAGACCCCGGCCGACCCGGGCGACGACGGCGACGGCGACGCGGACGACACCGCACCGGCGGACTCGCCGGACCCGGAACCGGAACCCGTGAAGTAG
- the dcd gene encoding dCTP deaminase — protein sequence MLLSDKDIRAEIDAGRVRIDPFDDSMVQPSSIDVRLDRYFRVFENHRYPHIDPAVEQADLTRLVEPEGDEAFILHPGEFVLASTYEVITLPDDIASRLEGKSSLGRLGLVTHSTAGFIDPGFSGHVTLELSNLATLPIKLWPGMKIGQLCMFRLSTPAEHSYGSEKYGSRYQGQRGPTASRSFMNFHRTQV from the coding sequence GTGCTTCTCTCAGACAAGGACATCCGGGCCGAGATCGACGCGGGACGGGTGCGCATCGACCCGTTCGACGATTCGATGGTGCAGCCCTCGAGCATCGATGTGCGGCTCGACCGCTACTTCCGGGTGTTCGAGAACCACCGCTACCCGCACATCGACCCCGCCGTCGAGCAGGCGGACCTGACGCGGCTGGTGGAGCCGGAGGGCGACGAGGCGTTCATCCTGCACCCCGGCGAGTTCGTGCTGGCGTCGACGTACGAGGTCATCACCCTGCCCGACGACATCGCCTCCCGGCTGGAGGGCAAGAGCTCGCTCGGCCGGCTCGGTCTGGTCACGCACTCCACGGCCGGCTTCATCGACCCCGGGTTCTCCGGGCACGTCACCCTGGAACTGTCGAACCTGGCCACCCTGCCCATCAAGCTCTGGCCGGGGATGAAGATCGGGCAGCTGTGCATGTTCCGGCTGAGCACGCCGGCGGAGCACTCGTACGGTTCCGAGAAGTACGGGTCCCGCTACCAGGGGCAGCGGGGGCCGACGGCCTCGCGGTCGTTCATGAACTTCCATCGGACGCAGGTGTGA